The following are from one region of the Arthrobacter sp. TMP15 genome:
- a CDS encoding flagellar biosynthetic protein FliR — MNIPVELAWLEAALLAVVRATAFIVIAPPFSYNAIPLRIKGMLALGLGLAMSNRVVVGPEVSEVGPFVTAVILEVVVGAALGFLVYVVFAAVQSAGSMIDLFGGFSMAQAFDPQSMVNGAQFTRLFQMTTLALLFASDGYQLIIGGLARSFDAIPIGGGLDLTNPADAMVGAVTQMFLAAVQIAGPLMVVLFLADAGLGLLTRVAPALNAFALGFPLKIMLTLTLGGLVLMALGPVVAALVTTAMTQLSGVISRGG, encoded by the coding sequence ATGAACATTCCCGTTGAACTGGCGTGGTTGGAGGCCGCGCTGCTGGCTGTGGTGCGTGCCACAGCCTTCATTGTTATTGCACCACCTTTTTCCTACAACGCCATCCCGTTGCGGATCAAAGGCATGCTGGCTCTGGGTCTGGGTCTTGCCATGAGTAATCGGGTGGTGGTTGGGCCCGAGGTGAGCGAGGTGGGCCCTTTTGTTACCGCTGTCATCTTGGAAGTTGTTGTGGGCGCGGCCTTGGGATTCTTGGTGTACGTAGTGTTCGCTGCGGTGCAGTCTGCCGGATCCATGATCGATTTGTTTGGCGGATTTTCTATGGCCCAGGCATTCGATCCACAGTCCATGGTCAATGGAGCCCAATTCACCCGGTTATTTCAAATGACAACGCTGGCACTGTTGTTTGCCTCTGATGGCTATCAGCTCATTATCGGTGGCCTGGCTCGATCCTTTGACGCCATCCCAATCGGTGGGGGATTGGATTTGACGAACCCCGCCGACGCCATGGTGGGCGCTGTGACACAAATGTTTTTAGCCGCTGTGCAGATTGCTGGTCCGCTGATGGTGGTGCTCTTTCTTGCTGATGCAGGGTTGGGTTTGCTCACGCGAGTGGCACCCGCCCTGAATGCTTTTGCATTGGGATTTCCGCTAAAGATCATGCTGACGCTTACTTTGGGTGGGCTAGTGCTGATGGCATTGGGCCCGGTGGTTGCGGCTTTGGTGACCACAGCCATGACGCAGTTGTCCGGGGTGATCAGCCGTGGCGGATGA
- a CDS encoding flagellar biosynthesis protein FlhA: MAIPMGVVGIVLLLVVPIPTILLDILIIINIVFALLVLMNTMFVQKPLDFSVFPSLLLVATLFRLGLNVASTRLVLGQAHAGAVIQAFGEVTIGGNLIIGAVIFLILVVIQFVVVTKGAERVAEVGARFTLDAMPGKQMAIDADLNTGLITDAEAKDRRAEVSAEADFYGSMDGASKFVKGDAIVGIIIILINLIGGIAIGLGQRGMEISDALHTYSMLSMGDGLVSQIPALLMAVATGMIVTRSNASADLGTTAAAQLTQSRPALMVAGIAAIIMALIPGMPALLFLSVGALMLFMGQRVKSAEKAAAQALALESLPSAAPVETTQDILEQMRVQPLEIQLATDLVDLVNGSADDLLARIRALRHKVAMELGIVVPPVRTRDHVELPLSSYVIRIAGVEAGRGTAPPGRVLALGDNLAGLPGTPTVEPVFGLAGKWVPAEMRHSAEMAGATVVDRVSVLVTHLSSVVSANAARLLSREDVRVLTEGVKEVSPSTVEELVPALLSLGEVQSVLQGLLSEQVPINDLPRIYESLSLQAKKGTDTEGLVEAARNSLGPVIADKYLDEGTLAVLMIDPTLEQEMLEGLRPSELGTQIMMDANKLDAVLGSVSDRAADAEAAGRNTVLVCAPALRPAVRRLVAGRVSGLPVLSYTEATSGNPTIETLGVIRGVQPISA, translated from the coding sequence ATGGCCATCCCCATGGGTGTGGTGGGCATTGTGCTGCTGCTTGTGGTGCCCATTCCCACCATTTTGTTGGACATACTGATCATCATCAACATCGTGTTTGCACTTTTGGTGCTCATGAATACCATGTTTGTGCAGAAACCTCTTGACTTCTCCGTATTCCCGTCGCTGCTGTTGGTTGCTACGTTGTTCCGGCTGGGCTTGAATGTTGCTTCAACTCGTCTAGTTCTGGGACAGGCCCATGCGGGGGCGGTCATCCAGGCTTTTGGTGAAGTGACAATTGGTGGAAACCTCATCATCGGGGCCGTGATTTTCCTGATTCTTGTGGTCATTCAGTTCGTCGTGGTCACTAAGGGTGCCGAGCGAGTAGCCGAGGTTGGTGCCAGGTTCACTCTGGACGCCATGCCAGGAAAGCAGATGGCGATTGATGCGGACCTCAACACGGGTTTGATCACTGACGCCGAAGCTAAGGACCGCCGGGCGGAAGTATCCGCCGAGGCTGATTTCTACGGTTCTATGGATGGAGCATCGAAGTTCGTCAAGGGTGATGCAATAGTCGGCATCATCATTATCTTGATCAACCTCATTGGTGGAATTGCAATTGGCCTGGGCCAGCGCGGTATGGAAATCTCCGACGCCTTGCACACCTATTCCATGCTGTCCATGGGCGACGGATTGGTCTCGCAGATCCCCGCGCTGCTCATGGCCGTGGCTACAGGCATGATTGTCACCCGCTCCAATGCTTCTGCCGATCTAGGGACGACGGCGGCCGCACAGTTAACGCAATCACGTCCGGCTTTGATGGTGGCTGGCATTGCGGCGATCATCATGGCACTGATCCCCGGTATGCCAGCGCTTTTGTTCCTAAGTGTTGGTGCACTGATGCTGTTCATGGGTCAGCGGGTTAAATCCGCGGAAAAAGCTGCGGCTCAGGCATTGGCTTTGGAGTCTTTGCCTTCTGCTGCGCCGGTAGAAACTACGCAGGACATCCTTGAACAAATGCGGGTTCAGCCCCTCGAGATCCAACTGGCCACTGATTTGGTGGACTTGGTGAACGGATCCGCCGATGATCTGCTGGCCCGCATCCGGGCCCTGCGGCACAAAGTTGCCATGGAACTGGGAATCGTGGTGCCACCGGTGAGGACGCGAGACCACGTGGAACTGCCGCTATCTAGCTATGTCATCCGCATTGCGGGAGTGGAGGCCGGCCGTGGCACCGCCCCACCCGGTCGGGTGCTGGCGCTGGGAGATAATCTAGCGGGCTTGCCGGGCACCCCCACTGTGGAGCCGGTCTTTGGGCTGGCAGGGAAATGGGTACCGGCAGAAATGCGGCACAGTGCGGAAATGGCTGGTGCCACGGTTGTGGACCGTGTCTCGGTCCTTGTCACCCACCTTTCCTCCGTTGTTAGTGCCAATGCTGCGCGGCTCTTGAGCCGGGAGGATGTCCGGGTCCTCACCGAGGGCGTGAAGGAAGTGTCTCCTTCCACCGTCGAGGAACTGGTTCCTGCGTTGCTGTCCCTGGGTGAGGTGCAAAGTGTCCTACAGGGCCTGCTAAGCGAGCAGGTGCCCATTAATGATTTGCCTCGCATCTACGAATCTTTGTCACTGCAAGCCAAAAAGGGAACCGATACCGAGGGACTCGTTGAGGCTGCGCGGAACTCGTTGGGCCCCGTCATTGCTGATAAGTATTTAGATGAGGGTACTCTGGCGGTGCTCATGATCGACCCAACTCTGGAACAGGAAATGCTCGAAGGGCTGCGTCCCTCCGAGCTGGGCACCCAGATCATGATGGATGCCAACAAGCTCGACGCCGTCCTGGGTTCAGTAAGCGACAGAGCGGCCGATGCCGAGGCGGCCGGCAGGAATACCGTCCTGGTCTGCGCTCCGGCACTGCGTCCGGCAGTGCGCAGACTTGTGGCTGGGCGGGTTTCCGGACTCCCAGTCCTGTCCTACACCGAGGCTACCTCCGGTAACCCAACCATTGAAACGTTAGGAGTGATTCGCGGTGTCCAGCCAATTTCAGCTTAA
- a CDS encoding stealth conserved region 3 domain-containing protein has protein sequence MSPQAELILSRDDVVLNRGRLALLNGAGKNGAGKNGLTPHEAMVEDLLAIRAVLDACTIDYLLVRGNDQRPVLAIERTLRPALEQALATAFAHEPFYARSVDAKKITVLLAEGKLAAAPNTRIMRLFRPRIEPRGGLYYGAAWGVQIELWSFTDTHIDLPVENSLTRRTVDRASATRSSVNMYGQNWPTIENMFMDHVFDIRFEIDMVFSWVDGSTQTYQDARREMEAGALLGEGDEHESRFRHVDELKYALRSVYLFAPWVRRIFIATDSPAPAWLAKHPNVTLVRSHEHFADPSVLPTHNSMAVESQLHLIDGLAEHFLYSNDDMFFGRPLSPELFFTPGGITRFMLSPNRIGLGVSEPQRSGFENSARVNRRLLWDRFGAFTTHHLEHSAAPLRRSVLAELGEEFAPEFAATAASTFRAGDNISVTNSLYHYYALLTGRAVMHKDGKGIYVDTTSNKGLAALGGILARRNADFLCLNDGSFGDATSTERRELVTDFLEKYFPFKAPWEK, from the coding sequence ATGAGCCCCCAGGCGGAACTTATTCTCAGCCGTGATGATGTGGTGCTGAACCGTGGTCGGCTGGCCCTGCTCAATGGCGCAGGGAAAAATGGCGCAGGGAAAAATGGGCTGACGCCGCACGAGGCCATGGTGGAGGACCTCCTGGCTATCCGGGCAGTGTTGGATGCATGCACAATCGATTACCTGCTAGTCCGAGGCAATGATCAACGTCCGGTGCTTGCAATTGAGCGCACACTGCGCCCAGCGCTAGAACAAGCACTCGCCACTGCCTTCGCGCATGAGCCTTTCTACGCGCGCAGTGTTGATGCAAAGAAAATCACTGTGTTGCTTGCAGAGGGGAAGCTGGCAGCCGCACCCAACACACGCATTATGAGGTTGTTTCGCCCCCGCATTGAGCCACGCGGTGGTTTGTATTATGGTGCGGCGTGGGGAGTCCAGATCGAACTCTGGTCTTTCACTGATACCCACATTGATCTCCCGGTGGAAAATTCCCTGACGCGGCGAACCGTTGATCGCGCAAGTGCCACTCGCAGTTCAGTAAATATGTACGGTCAAAATTGGCCAACGATCGAAAACATGTTCATGGACCATGTTTTTGACATTCGTTTTGAGATTGACATGGTCTTCTCCTGGGTTGATGGCAGCACTCAGACGTATCAGGATGCACGCCGGGAAATGGAAGCAGGCGCGCTGCTTGGCGAAGGCGATGAGCACGAATCGCGCTTTCGCCACGTAGACGAGCTGAAGTATGCTCTGCGCTCCGTGTACCTGTTTGCCCCTTGGGTGAGGCGCATTTTTATTGCCACGGACTCCCCTGCACCGGCTTGGTTGGCCAAGCACCCCAACGTCACACTTGTGCGCAGCCACGAGCATTTTGCGGACCCCTCAGTGCTGCCCACCCACAATTCCATGGCGGTGGAGTCGCAATTGCACCTCATTGACGGCTTGGCCGAACACTTCTTGTATTCCAATGACGACATGTTCTTTGGCCGGCCACTTTCGCCGGAATTATTCTTCACCCCCGGCGGCATAACCCGCTTCATGCTTTCGCCAAACAGGATTGGGCTCGGCGTTAGTGAGCCACAGCGTAGCGGTTTTGAAAACTCTGCCCGCGTGAATCGCCGGCTCTTGTGGGACCGCTTTGGCGCCTTCACCACCCACCATCTAGAACATAGCGCGGCACCTCTGAGACGGTCAGTACTGGCCGAACTTGGCGAGGAGTTTGCCCCTGAGTTTGCCGCAACCGCAGCCAGTACCTTCCGGGCTGGCGATAATATTTCGGTTACAAACTCTCTTTACCACTACTACGCGCTGCTGACCGGCCGGGCCGTCATGCACAAAGACGGGAAGGGTATCTATGTTGATACCACCAGCAATAAGGGTCTGGCGGCACTGGGTGGAATTTTAGCGCGCCGAAACGCGGATTTTCTGTGCCTTAATGACGGCAGTTTCGGTGACGCCACGTCAACTGAGCGCCGCGAACTTGTTACGGATTTTCTAGAAAAGTATTTTCCATTCAAGGCACCGTGGGAGAAGTAA
- the fliN gene encoding flagellar motor switch protein FliN, with amino-acid sequence MSMNPVKLAVANALASALPSTTTLSVNLADSAAAPAGTVGFLVDYVGPQTAELAVLLSERAVQAVRAAGGAGSFALVDVMRPAFEAATAQLGSGVLGEVSESPSVAHFKGVDTTVFELNDAGSGFDNQEPYAWVALKFRDSASQGAGGLSAAKLGRIHDVEMALSVVIGRTRMSVAHVLGLEPGQVVDLDRSAGSPADVLLNGRLIAHGEVVVVDQDYAVRITKILDTAETVG; translated from the coding sequence ATGAGTATGAATCCGGTCAAGCTGGCGGTGGCCAACGCACTGGCAAGTGCACTGCCCTCCACAACGACCTTGAGCGTTAATCTCGCTGATAGCGCCGCTGCGCCAGCCGGAACTGTCGGGTTTCTCGTGGATTATGTGGGGCCCCAAACCGCGGAACTTGCCGTGCTGCTCTCTGAGCGGGCCGTGCAAGCCGTGCGAGCGGCTGGTGGCGCTGGAAGTTTTGCGCTGGTAGATGTTATGCGTCCCGCTTTCGAGGCCGCCACGGCGCAACTTGGCTCCGGCGTTCTTGGGGAAGTGTCAGAAAGCCCTTCTGTGGCCCATTTCAAAGGCGTGGACACAACAGTATTCGAACTGAACGATGCGGGCAGCGGCTTCGATAACCAAGAGCCCTACGCATGGGTGGCGCTTAAGTTTCGTGACTCTGCTAGTCAAGGCGCCGGAGGGCTGAGCGCGGCAAAACTTGGGCGTATTCACGATGTTGAAATGGCCTTGTCTGTGGTCATCGGGCGCACGCGAATGAGTGTGGCCCATGTGCTGGGATTGGAACCAGGTCAGGTAGTGGACCTTGACCGTTCCGCCGGATCCCCCGCGGACGTGTTGCTCAATGGACGCTTGATAGCCCATGGTGAAGTTGTTGTTGTGGATCAGGATTACGCAGTGCGGATCACCAAAATTTTGGACACAGCAGAGACGGTCGGCTAG
- a CDS encoding TetR/AcrR family transcriptional regulator, protein MVSAAEVPGDGRRRAGRPPHALLSSARITRAALKLISHDGYKGLTMAALARSMNVAPSALYNHVRSKQDVLLLVEDHLMGRVDVSSFATESWETAVNTWAHSYRNVFASHLPLIPVIALLPVTNAPKTITMYEAVTNGFLAAGWAPEGIIDAVVALESFIYGSAYDANAPADIFDAGTMAPQSPNFSAAVARRGRCGPSGSGASEGSASPRNDADAAFTLGLKAMIAGLAATMGPPSG, encoded by the coding sequence TTGGTTTCAGCTGCAGAAGTGCCAGGAGACGGACGACGCCGGGCAGGTCGCCCCCCGCACGCGCTGCTCAGTTCCGCCCGGATCACCAGGGCAGCCCTGAAACTAATCAGTCACGATGGTTACAAAGGCCTCACCATGGCGGCACTAGCCAGGTCAATGAATGTAGCGCCATCGGCGCTGTACAACCATGTTCGCTCCAAACAAGACGTACTGCTACTGGTGGAAGACCACTTGATGGGAAGAGTTGATGTTTCAAGCTTTGCCACCGAGTCTTGGGAAACGGCCGTCAACACCTGGGCGCATTCTTACAGGAACGTTTTTGCCTCGCATTTGCCGCTCATCCCCGTCATTGCCCTACTGCCGGTAACCAACGCCCCCAAAACCATCACCATGTATGAGGCCGTCACCAACGGCTTTCTCGCCGCAGGCTGGGCACCCGAGGGAATCATTGACGCGGTGGTTGCCCTGGAATCGTTCATCTACGGTTCCGCCTACGATGCAAATGCCCCAGCTGACATCTTCGACGCCGGCACCATGGCGCCGCAATCACCGAACTTCAGCGCCGCCGTCGCCCGTCGGGGCCGCTGCGGCCCTTCGGGTTCAGGGGCTTCAGAGGGTTCCGCTTCACCTCGAAATGATGCGGATGCTGCATTTACTCTGGGCTTAAAGGCCATGATCGCAGGACTCGCAGCCACTATGGGACCTCCCAGCGGCTAA
- the fliP gene encoding flagellar type III secretion system pore protein FliP (The bacterial flagellar biogenesis protein FliP forms a type III secretion system (T3SS)-type pore required for flagellar assembly.) yields MAALAFSVLVVLYLLLISTSISAHALTGMLPMDPVDPTPPTDPTPPGESDGVNVTVNGLTGSPSSSIVTLLAVTLLSVAPALLLMMTSFTKIFVVLAMARNAVGLPSIPPNQVLAGLALFLSLFIMAPTLTEINNIAVQPFLDGSIDISRAFELAGTPLRQFMLPHTREADIALMTRAAERENPATPETVPMLTLIPAFMISELRAAFIIGFVIFIPFLIIDLVVASALMSMGMMMLPPVMISLPFKILLFVLVDGWGLIITSLIQSYAGGP; encoded by the coding sequence ATGGCTGCCTTAGCCTTCTCGGTGCTTGTCGTGTTGTATTTGCTGTTGATCTCCACATCCATTTCCGCACATGCCTTGACGGGCATGCTCCCGATGGATCCCGTGGACCCGACCCCGCCCACAGATCCAACCCCGCCAGGGGAGAGCGACGGCGTCAACGTCACTGTCAATGGTCTGACAGGCAGCCCCAGCTCCTCCATCGTCACATTGTTGGCGGTCACTTTATTGTCAGTTGCTCCGGCACTGCTGCTGATGATGACCTCTTTCACCAAGATCTTTGTGGTTCTGGCCATGGCTCGCAACGCCGTCGGGCTTCCATCAATTCCGCCCAACCAGGTGCTGGCCGGGCTGGCGCTATTTTTGTCACTGTTCATCATGGCGCCGACTCTGACCGAGATCAATAACATTGCCGTGCAACCGTTCCTCGACGGAAGCATCGACATTAGCCGGGCGTTTGAACTTGCCGGAACACCGTTGCGCCAATTCATGCTCCCGCATACCCGTGAGGCGGATATCGCTCTCATGACCCGGGCCGCCGAACGGGAAAATCCGGCCACACCAGAGACAGTTCCAATGCTGACGTTGATCCCGGCCTTCATGATTTCTGAGTTACGGGCCGCTTTCATTATTGGGTTCGTTATTTTCATTCCTTTTTTGATCATCGACCTTGTGGTTGCCTCAGCGCTGATGTCGATGGGCATGATGATGCTTCCGCCGGTGATGATCTCGTTGCCGTTCAAGATTCTCCTGTTCGTGTTGGTGGACGGCTGGGGCCTGATCATTACTTCTCTTATTCAAAGTTATGCAGGTGGGCCGTGA
- the fliQ gene encoding flagellar biosynthesis protein FliQ: MNSAEVLNIAVQALWVAAKLCAPILITALVVGFSISLVQSITQIQEATLSFVPKAAAVVIALVICGHWMITEIVTFTHQLFDKLPALLAG, translated from the coding sequence GTGAATTCTGCTGAAGTCCTAAATATTGCCGTACAGGCCTTGTGGGTGGCGGCGAAGCTGTGTGCCCCCATCCTGATCACGGCTCTTGTCGTGGGGTTTTCCATTTCGCTGGTGCAGTCCATCACACAGATTCAAGAGGCCACACTGTCTTTTGTGCCCAAGGCAGCCGCAGTGGTGATTGCGTTGGTAATTTGTGGGCACTGGATGATTACCGAGATCGTCACTTTCACGCATCAACTCTTTGACAAACTCCCCGCGCTGCTGGCCGGTTAG
- a CDS encoding NAD(P)/FAD-dependent oxidoreductase, producing the protein MSSAGNSTIERERNCDVVIIGAGPSGLTAARELKKAGLSVAVVEARDRVGGRTWSNTIDGAWLEIGGQWVSPDQTALIGLLEELGLDTYSRYRDGDSVYIAPDGTRTRYTGEMFPVSSDTEAQMDKLIQTLDELAAAMDPAKPWEHPQARELDIVSFHHWLRGQSDNEEACNNIGLFIAGGMLTKPAHAFSALQAVMMASTAGSFTNLVDDNFILDKRVVGGMQGVSVAIANDLGEDVFLNSPARTIRWEKYDGDYRATVIADGVTVTARRVIMAVPPNLYSRVSYDPPLPRRQHQMHQHQSLGFVIKVHAVYETPFWREDGLSGTGFSASSLVQEVYDNTNHEDSRGTLVGFISDEKADYAFTLSPEQRKKEITAALAEFLGDAAADPVVYYESDWGTEEWTRGAYASSYDLGGLHRYGADQLTPVGPIHWSCSDLAAEGYQHVDGAVRMGQFTAANLIAELK; encoded by the coding sequence ATGAGTTCTGCAGGAAACTCCACCATCGAGCGCGAACGTAACTGTGATGTGGTCATCATCGGCGCAGGCCCATCGGGATTGACCGCAGCCCGTGAGTTGAAGAAAGCCGGGCTGAGCGTTGCAGTTGTTGAGGCGCGCGACCGTGTGGGAGGACGCACGTGGTCCAACACGATTGACGGAGCATGGCTGGAAATTGGAGGCCAATGGGTTTCCCCGGATCAGACTGCCTTGATTGGTTTACTTGAGGAACTCGGCCTGGACACGTACTCCCGCTATCGCGATGGGGACAGCGTCTACATTGCCCCGGACGGCACCCGCACCCGGTACACCGGTGAGATGTTCCCGGTCAGCTCTGATACCGAGGCGCAGATGGACAAACTCATCCAAACCCTGGATGAGTTGGCCGCCGCCATGGATCCCGCCAAGCCATGGGAACACCCGCAGGCGCGTGAACTGGATATAGTTTCCTTCCACCACTGGCTGCGCGGCCAATCCGATAACGAGGAAGCCTGCAATAACATTGGCCTGTTCATCGCCGGCGGGATGCTGACCAAACCCGCGCACGCTTTCTCGGCTCTGCAGGCTGTCATGATGGCCTCCACTGCTGGCTCCTTCACCAACTTGGTGGATGACAATTTTATCCTCGACAAGCGCGTCGTGGGCGGTATGCAGGGCGTTTCGGTAGCCATCGCCAACGACCTCGGTGAGGATGTTTTTCTGAATTCTCCTGCCCGCACCATCCGCTGGGAGAAGTACGACGGCGACTACCGGGCCACCGTGATTGCCGACGGCGTCACCGTGACTGCTCGCCGCGTCATCATGGCCGTCCCGCCGAACCTGTACAGCCGGGTCTCTTACGATCCGCCGCTGCCGCGCCGTCAGCACCAGATGCACCAGCACCAGTCGTTGGGTTTTGTGATCAAAGTTCACGCTGTCTACGAGACTCCGTTCTGGCGTGAAGATGGCCTGTCCGGCACCGGTTTCAGTGCGTCCTCGCTGGTCCAGGAGGTTTACGACAACACCAACCACGAGGACTCCCGCGGCACCTTGGTTGGCTTCATCTCGGATGAGAAGGCCGATTACGCCTTCACCCTCTCTCCCGAACAGCGCAAAAAAGAAATCACCGCAGCGCTCGCAGAGTTCCTAGGCGACGCCGCCGCGGACCCCGTTGTCTATTACGAATCCGACTGGGGAACAGAGGAATGGACTCGCGGGGCCTATGCCTCCAGCTACGATCTGGGCGGCCTGCACCGCTATGGCGCGGACCAGCTGACCCCCGTTGGACCCATCCATTGGTCTTGCTCGGATCTGGCCGCTGAGGGCTACCAGCACGTTGACGGTGCTGTCCGCATGGGTCAGTTCACCGCGGCTAACTTGATTGCCGAACTGAAGTAA
- a CDS encoding EscU/YscU/HrcU family type III secretion system export apparatus switch protein: MADEPSGERTEEATDKRMREVREKGQLSRSQDLTAWVGVGAAALLIPGVISRASNELAEQMFTVTAMAANPEPEAAVRAMEDAFMSLTNILGMLFVGVVVAVLAAAVLQGGVRFKKFKPKYEQFNLLKGLKTVFGTQALWNGAKALLKTAVVGLVLFIVIEGLTSTLLRSSGALPISELLSTAGAGLVQLIQYAVAAGMLLAVADVFVVSRRNRKRTRMTKKEVKDEHKSTDGDPLVKSARRQRQLSMARNRMMGAVATADVVLVNPTHVAVALRYEPGKSAPRVVAKGADRVALRIRAEAEAKKVPVVKDIPLTRALHGSCELGAEIPVALYNQVAAVLAFVMALKKRGGSAGTHQILAAGSSIPPSLVPV, translated from the coding sequence GTGGCGGATGAACCCAGTGGGGAAAGAACCGAAGAAGCCACCGACAAACGTATGCGGGAGGTGCGCGAAAAAGGCCAGCTTTCGCGATCTCAGGACTTAACGGCGTGGGTTGGCGTGGGGGCTGCCGCTCTCTTGATACCGGGTGTGATCTCGCGCGCCTCCAATGAGTTGGCCGAACAAATGTTCACCGTTACGGCCATGGCCGCCAATCCGGAACCAGAGGCAGCAGTGCGGGCCATGGAGGACGCCTTTATGTCCTTGACCAATATTCTAGGAATGCTGTTTGTTGGTGTTGTGGTGGCAGTCCTGGCGGCTGCAGTGTTGCAGGGTGGAGTGCGGTTTAAAAAATTCAAACCCAAATATGAACAATTTAACCTCCTCAAGGGCCTAAAAACCGTGTTTGGGACGCAGGCGCTGTGGAATGGGGCCAAAGCGCTGCTGAAGACAGCCGTCGTCGGACTTGTATTGTTCATTGTCATCGAAGGGCTAACATCGACGCTCTTGCGTTCCTCCGGTGCCCTGCCCATTTCAGAACTGCTATCCACAGCCGGTGCGGGACTTGTTCAATTGATCCAGTACGCGGTTGCCGCTGGAATGCTCTTGGCTGTGGCTGACGTTTTTGTTGTTTCCCGGCGAAATCGGAAACGGACGCGAATGACCAAAAAAGAGGTCAAAGATGAGCACAAGAGCACCGATGGTGATCCACTGGTAAAGTCGGCCCGTCGCCAACGCCAGTTGAGCATGGCTCGGAACCGCATGATGGGCGCGGTGGCGACGGCCGACGTCGTGCTGGTAAACCCCACCCACGTAGCCGTGGCACTGCGTTATGAGCCCGGTAAATCAGCTCCCCGCGTTGTGGCCAAGGGTGCGGATCGGGTTGCTCTGCGCATCCGCGCCGAGGCCGAGGCCAAAAAGGTGCCGGTCGTTAAAGACATTCCGCTGACCCGCGCCCTACACGGCTCCTGTGAGCTGGGAGCTGAAATTCCGGTGGCACTGTACAACCAGGTAGCAGCCGTCTTGGCCTTCGTCATGGCGCTGAAGAAGCGTGGTGGCTCCGCCGGAACCCACCAGATATTAGCTGCCGGATCAAGCATTCCTCCGAGTCTGGTCCCGGTATGA
- a CDS encoding carbon storage regulator produces the protein MLVLTRKIGEKIVIAGNITVTILDGGRGEGVRIGIDAPRDVSIHRSEVIDAVSASNLEAVEGSAVVATQSADSPEQLILAALGITLT, from the coding sequence ATGCTGGTACTAACACGCAAGATTGGCGAAAAGATTGTCATCGCAGGAAACATCACGGTGACAATTCTCGATGGCGGCCGCGGCGAAGGAGTGCGCATAGGCATTGACGCCCCACGGGATGTGAGCATTCATCGAAGTGAGGTCATCGATGCCGTTTCGGCGAGCAACTTAGAAGCTGTGGAAGGCTCGGCGGTGGTGGCTACACAAAGTGCTGATAGTCCTGAACAGCTCATTCTGGCCGCATTGGGCATTACGCTGACCTAG
- a CDS encoding flagellar biosynthetic protein FliO, which produces MDAFLLVIRVGLSLGVVMVLLWMAQKRFSKVGRSAEQSDLAVVVRKSVGPKASVVVVESDGLRFMLGVTEHSVNVLHSSEAPEPAPVLSQAMDHGEDPAFAAILKSAGEPALRRDSATRKLRHSTATGSMHGSIFARSTWVQAGAAVRKGLNL; this is translated from the coding sequence ATGGATGCATTCCTCCTGGTCATCCGGGTAGGACTATCTCTAGGTGTAGTCATGGTCCTCCTCTGGATGGCCCAGAAACGATTTTCGAAGGTCGGACGCTCCGCAGAACAGTCCGATCTTGCTGTGGTTGTTCGCAAAAGTGTTGGGCCAAAGGCCTCAGTGGTGGTCGTGGAATCTGATGGGCTGCGTTTTATGCTTGGGGTCACCGAACATTCGGTCAACGTTTTACACAGCAGCGAGGCACCCGAACCGGCGCCGGTACTATCACAAGCAATGGATCACGGGGAGGATCCTGCCTTTGCTGCGATACTGAAGTCCGCTGGTGAGCCGGCCCTTCGCCGGGATAGCGCAACCCGCAAACTTCGGCACAGCACAGCTACAGGATCCATGCATGGATCGATCTTTGCTCGCAGCACATGGGTCCAGGCAGGTGCCGCTGTGCGCAAGGGCTTGAATCTGTGA